The following proteins come from a genomic window of Pseudomonas sp. MAG733B:
- a CDS encoding CbrC family protein: MTLPHFIYHPDPVGSGSVQASYATCVSCNQARGYIYVGPVYAIDEYENCICPWCIADGSAHQRLGATFVDDGSIGLDVEDTLSEAQIAEVSQRTPGFNGWQQECWFTHCDDAAEFVGKAGHAELLELGPEAIAAVQDSTGLEDGPQWQAFFNALDKDHGPTAYLFKCRHCATLGAYQDNH, translated from the coding sequence CTGCCCCACTTTATTTATCATCCAGATCCCGTCGGTAGCGGTTCGGTGCAAGCCTCTTACGCCACTTGCGTGAGCTGCAATCAGGCGCGAGGCTACATTTATGTGGGCCCGGTATACGCCATTGATGAATACGAAAACTGCATCTGTCCTTGGTGCATTGCCGACGGGAGTGCGCACCAGCGCCTGGGCGCGACGTTTGTCGATGACGGGAGTATCGGCCTGGACGTCGAAGACACGCTGAGCGAGGCGCAGATCGCCGAAGTCAGCCAGCGCACGCCTGGTTTTAATGGCTGGCAGCAAGAGTGCTGGTTCACTCACTGCGACGACGCAGCCGAGTTTGTCGGCAAGGCCGGTCATGCAGAGTTGCTTGAACTGGGCCCGGAAGCCATCGCCGCCGTTCAGGACTCAACAGGATTGGAGGACGGTCCGCAGTGGCAAGCGTTCTTCAATGCCCTGGATAAGGATCACGGGCCTACCGCCTACCTGTTCAAATGTCGCCACTGCGCCACGCTGGGTGCTTACCAGGACAACCATTGA
- a CDS encoding HNH/ENDO VII family nuclease, which produces MDLLANVPSWADVERNLDQKFNELNQGVNDGLRSAHDNWNGFTRRVSNGASQAYGYMGGHRIDAVHQAMTLSYPIIQMDLKRKWASIEIEQILPVLLQLVKEVSMILGGSVAIGTVAGGAAGAFAFGVGAAPGAAAGAGIGLQVGNLILMGLGLSAIAEYFYQGLPACLSTLQEGIATAWHAEEGVKPSGLDPSGGSAALVQERVERAARQLARGQEQLVLLLLTAIVTYLTRGQMKAGVMNSMESIATRSAKLQAEISNKELAGWLARNEQKLLARDELRVREPAHLVKAEPIMDTPFTTAPKTSQIPEKKVDTYLGQLRKYWSKPPVDFNGNKVFQRDDLFDPDLMTTWRERGKLVSGTNLERMASGRAPIGIDGKSINLHHMIQTQNGAIAELTQTFHQKFSSVIHINPNTIPSGIDRSLFDRWKSDYWNNRALTYAKGN; this is translated from the coding sequence ATGGATCTTTTAGCCAACGTGCCCAGCTGGGCCGATGTCGAACGCAACCTCGACCAGAAATTCAACGAGCTCAACCAGGGCGTCAACGACGGCTTGCGCAGTGCTCACGACAACTGGAACGGCTTCACCCGGCGTGTCAGCAATGGCGCGAGCCAGGCCTATGGCTACATGGGCGGTCATCGCATCGATGCGGTGCATCAGGCGATGACCCTCTCCTACCCGATCATCCAGATGGACCTCAAGCGCAAATGGGCCTCGATTGAAATCGAGCAGATCCTGCCGGTGCTGCTGCAACTGGTCAAGGAAGTCTCGATGATTCTCGGCGGCAGCGTGGCGATCGGCACCGTGGCCGGCGGCGCGGCGGGGGCCTTCGCATTCGGCGTCGGCGCTGCCCCCGGAGCCGCTGCCGGGGCCGGTATCGGCTTGCAGGTCGGCAACCTGATTCTCATGGGCCTGGGCCTGTCCGCCATCGCCGAGTATTTTTACCAGGGCCTGCCCGCCTGCCTCTCGACCTTGCAGGAAGGCATCGCCACGGCCTGGCACGCCGAAGAAGGCGTCAAACCGTCCGGCCTGGACCCCAGCGGCGGCTCCGCTGCACTGGTACAAGAGCGCGTCGAACGCGCGGCACGACAACTGGCCCGCGGACAGGAGCAACTTGTACTGCTGTTGCTCACCGCCATCGTCACCTACCTGACACGTGGTCAGATGAAAGCGGGTGTGATGAACAGCATGGAAAGCATCGCGACCCGCAGTGCGAAGCTTCAGGCGGAGATATCGAACAAGGAGTTGGCGGGTTGGTTGGCAAGGAATGAGCAAAAGTTGCTGGCTCGGGATGAGTTGCGGGTGAGGGAACCGGCGCATTTGGTGAAGGCTGAGCCAATAATGGATACTCCTTTTACCACTGCTCCAAAAACCAGCCAGATCCCTGAAAAAAAAGTCGATACATACCTCGGTCAACTACGAAAATACTGGTCCAAGCCTCCCGTCGACTTTAACGGCAACAAAGTGTTTCAGAGAGACGATCTGTTTGACCCAGATTTGATGACCACCTGGAGAGAGCGCGGAAAACTTGTGTCCGGTACCAATCTTGAGCGCATGGCAAGCGGACGAGCACCTATAGGCATCGATGGGAAATCAATCAACCTTCATCACATGATACAGACTCAAAACGGGGCAATAGCTGAGCTCACTCAAACATTCCATCAAAAATTTAGTTCTGTTATACATATAAACCCGAATACAATACCCTCTGGGATCGACAGATCTCTGTTTGATCGATGGAAAAGCGACTACTGGAACAATCGAGCACTAACCTACGCGAAAGGCAATTGA
- a CDS encoding RHS repeat-associated core domain-containing protein, whose product MFEAARWGDEIEHTSALGGFLAGAVIGLAIATAAAFTICTAGLGGILLGIAVGLAASFVPMIGESIGSAMSSPAGGIKLEGCSTDVFINSRNAAHAKLSMGICDKHPAPVMVAEGSSNVFINNVAASRKGDKLTCGAKISSGSNNVFIGGGTERYLDVDEEIPGWLRVTVDVLMIVASMGRAIGPIFRLGMAQGLKAAGPCALKFGAAVAGSYLAGRFVIGPAVERAIGGLSGNPVDLTSGRKLLLESGETDFALPGLMPIEWSRFYASDLTVDSVLGKGWVLPWEQSLRRSGSFVYLTDNQGRSVPFVDVEPGDRIYNPYEQLHLVRTEGGHYLLQTLDNLFFYFGEVPDDNSDVPLQRLENALGHYLHFTRTTEGRLTDISATGGVRVHLHYDNPLGRLTDVKRVVDNVAVETLVQYRYDDNGQLIEVINRNSDSMRRFSYADGVMASHSNALGLSCHYRWETLEGQLRVVEHWTSDGEHFHYRYDFKHRTSWATDALGRELQIHYNDDRRVIASRDFGGEQYAIDLDEAGNMTGLKLPDGNRLGFKYDDFSRLLEETDPLGRKIKYKYHLGTTLVTETTFLDGSTWQARYDAKGNLIAEVDALGNKTEYLNGDDGLPHTIIDATHKSKYLWWNTLAQVERFQDCSGKNTTYRFDERQHLVAVTDALGQTTTLERKPDGEVLRINHPDGSAESFTYNALGQVLTHTDGKGQTTRLLRTARGLPSSRQDAKGQRIRYEYDAAIRLTALINENNAAYQFAYDASDRLIEEKRIDNLTRRFSYNLGGHLTQVDETGYGERGDRPQRRTEFERDSIGRLLAKLNADARQDYVYDDADRLLSIQRLPTAQGKQLGVSEETLEFSYDLLGRLIQETTAQGVLSYEYDPLSNLTTLTLPTGQHLNHLYYGSGHLHQLNLDGQLISDIERDDLHREVLRTQGTLTSCFGYDAMGRKSWQFASRLPAEKLSRIHNPGIQPDLLVEHAYNPIHRRHQYDPAGELTRTLDKLRGEIKYEYEANGQLHSRDTGQLIDSEEFRYDAAANRLNFNASQFDHVKDNRLKRWRDQEYAYDAWGNLIEKRNGMGTLQTFCYDCENRLVRAETLVNGKLESTGAYRYDSLGRRVAKVSEVNGKTEQKHFLWQGLRMLREERPGQSSLYLYEPGSYAPLARVDQAEGEEQKLYYFHTDQIGTPLEMTDADGSIVWQATYKAWGAVEKLAVNDVEQNLRFQGQYFDDETGLHYNTFRYYDPEVGRFVTQDPIGLLGGLNLYQYAPNALGWIDPWGLCKSSVSGDKGRSKAIHDLNQNGYKVVAEEVTMKVNGSRVRADFVAKDAQGNLHVFEVKHGSGALTKNQKAANVFDMSSPANTTEWLGGGVIKPSQGVPGTFKVDTKGMPGIPLGGKGAVHEATFNILKYR is encoded by the coding sequence ATGTTCGAAGCTGCGCGTTGGGGCGATGAAATTGAACACACCAGTGCGCTCGGCGGGTTTCTCGCCGGCGCAGTGATCGGGCTTGCAATTGCGACGGCTGCCGCATTCACGATCTGCACGGCGGGGCTCGGCGGCATTCTGCTGGGGATTGCCGTAGGGTTGGCTGCCAGTTTCGTCCCCATGATTGGCGAAAGCATAGGGTCGGCAATGAGTTCGCCCGCCGGGGGGATCAAGCTCGAAGGCTGCTCCACGGATGTGTTCATCAACAGCCGTAATGCCGCCCACGCAAAATTGAGCATGGGGATTTGCGATAAACACCCAGCACCGGTCATGGTTGCCGAAGGCTCTTCCAACGTTTTCATCAACAATGTGGCGGCTTCGCGCAAGGGTGACAAACTCACCTGCGGCGCGAAGATCTCCAGCGGCTCGAACAATGTGTTCATTGGCGGCGGGACCGAGCGCTATCTCGATGTCGACGAAGAAATTCCCGGCTGGCTGCGGGTCACCGTCGACGTGCTGATGATTGTCGCCTCGATGGGCCGCGCAATAGGTCCGATCTTCAGGCTGGGCATGGCACAAGGTCTGAAGGCGGCCGGGCCATGCGCATTGAAATTCGGCGCAGCCGTGGCGGGCAGCTATCTGGCCGGTCGCTTTGTCATCGGTCCGGCCGTTGAACGCGCAATCGGCGGTTTGAGCGGCAATCCCGTCGACCTTACCAGCGGGCGCAAGCTGTTGCTCGAGTCGGGAGAAACCGACTTTGCGCTGCCAGGGCTCATGCCGATTGAGTGGTCGCGCTTCTATGCCAGCGATCTGACTGTCGACAGCGTGCTCGGCAAAGGCTGGGTATTGCCTTGGGAGCAAAGCCTGCGCAGAAGCGGCAGCTTCGTCTACCTCACGGATAACCAGGGGCGCAGCGTGCCCTTTGTGGATGTGGAGCCCGGCGATCGCATCTATAACCCCTATGAGCAACTCCACCTGGTCCGCACCGAAGGCGGCCACTACCTGCTGCAAACCCTCGACAACCTGTTCTTCTACTTCGGCGAGGTGCCGGACGACAACAGCGATGTTCCGCTGCAGCGCCTGGAAAATGCCCTTGGGCATTACCTGCATTTCACCCGTACGACAGAAGGCCGGTTGACCGACATCAGCGCCACTGGCGGTGTTCGCGTGCACCTGCACTATGACAACCCGCTGGGGCGCCTGACCGACGTCAAGCGCGTCGTCGACAACGTGGCGGTTGAAACCCTGGTGCAGTACCGCTATGACGACAACGGCCAACTCATCGAGGTGATCAATCGCAACAGCGATTCGATGCGCCGTTTCAGCTACGCCGATGGTGTGATGGCCAGCCACAGCAACGCCTTGGGCCTGAGCTGTCATTACCGCTGGGAAACCCTTGAAGGCCAGCTGCGTGTGGTGGAGCACTGGACCAGCGATGGCGAACACTTTCACTACCGCTACGACTTCAAGCACCGCACCTCGTGGGCCACTGACGCGCTGGGGCGCGAGCTGCAGATCCACTACAACGACGATCGCCGCGTGATTGCCAGTCGCGACTTCGGCGGTGAGCAGTACGCCATCGACCTCGACGAAGCCGGCAACATGACCGGTCTCAAGCTGCCGGATGGCAACCGGTTGGGGTTCAAGTACGATGACTTTTCGCGTTTGCTTGAAGAAACCGACCCGCTGGGTCGCAAGATCAAATACAAGTACCACCTCGGCACTACCCTGGTCACCGAAACGACCTTCCTGGACGGCAGCACCTGGCAGGCCCGCTATGACGCCAAGGGCAACTTGATCGCCGAAGTCGACGCCCTGGGCAATAAAACCGAATACCTCAACGGCGACGACGGCCTGCCGCACACCATCATCGACGCGACCCACAAGTCCAAATACCTGTGGTGGAACACCCTGGCCCAGGTCGAACGCTTCCAGGATTGTTCGGGTAAAAACACCACCTACCGCTTCGACGAGCGCCAGCATCTGGTCGCCGTTACTGATGCGCTGGGTCAGACCACCACGCTGGAACGCAAGCCTGACGGCGAAGTGCTGCGCATCAATCATCCGGACGGCAGCGCCGAATCCTTCACCTACAACGCCCTCGGCCAGGTGCTGACGCACACCGACGGCAAAGGCCAGACCACACGCCTGCTGCGCACCGCCCGTGGCCTGCCGAGCAGCCGCCAGGACGCCAAGGGCCAGCGCATCCGCTACGAGTACGACGCGGCGATTCGCCTGACCGCGCTGATCAATGAAAACAACGCGGCGTACCAGTTCGCCTACGATGCGTCCGACCGCTTGATCGAAGAAAAACGCATCGACAACCTGACCCGGCGCTTCAGCTACAACCTCGGCGGGCATCTGACCCAGGTCGACGAAACCGGCTACGGCGAACGCGGCGACCGGCCTCAGCGTCGTACCGAGTTCGAGCGCGACAGCATTGGCCGGCTGCTGGCCAAACTCAATGCCGATGCCCGTCAGGATTACGTGTACGACGACGCTGACCGCCTGCTGTCGATCCAGCGCCTGCCGACCGCGCAGGGCAAGCAACTGGGTGTCAGCGAAGAAACGCTGGAATTCTCCTACGACCTGCTCGGCAGGCTGATCCAGGAGACCACGGCGCAAGGCGTCTTGTCCTACGAGTACGACCCACTGAGCAACCTCACCACCCTGACGTTGCCCACCGGCCAACACCTGAATCACCTGTACTACGGCAGCGGCCACCTGCACCAACTCAACCTCGACGGCCAGCTGATCAGCGACATCGAGCGCGACGACCTGCACCGCGAAGTCCTGCGCACCCAGGGCACACTCACCAGCTGCTTCGGCTACGACGCCATGGGCCGCAAGAGCTGGCAGTTCGCCTCGCGCCTGCCGGCGGAAAAACTCTCGAGAATCCACAACCCCGGCATCCAGCCGGATTTGCTGGTCGAGCACGCTTACAACCCGATCCATCGCCGTCACCAGTACGACCCCGCAGGCGAGTTGACCCGCACCCTCGACAAATTGCGTGGCGAGATCAAGTACGAATACGAAGCCAACGGCCAGTTGCACAGCCGCGACACCGGCCAACTGATCGACAGCGAAGAGTTCCGCTACGACGCCGCGGCGAACCGGCTGAACTTCAACGCCAGCCAGTTTGACCACGTCAAAGACAACCGCCTCAAGCGCTGGCGGGATCAGGAATATGCCTACGATGCGTGGGGCAATCTGATTGAAAAACGCAACGGCATGGGCACGCTGCAGACGTTTTGTTATGACTGTGAAAATCGCTTGGTGCGGGCGGAGACGTTGGTTAATGGCAAGCTGGAAAGTACCGGTGCGTATCGATACGACAGCCTGGGGCGACGGGTTGCCAAGGTTTCAGAGGTCAATGGCAAGACGGAGCAGAAGCACTTTTTGTGGCAAGGCTTGCGGATGTTGCGTGAGGAGCGTCCGGGGCAGAGCAGTTTGTACCTGTATGAGCCGGGGAGTTATGCGCCGTTGGCCCGGGTGGACCAGGCGGAAGGTGAGGAGCAGAAGCTTTACTACTTCCATACCGACCAGATTGGTACGCCGCTGGAGATGACTGACGCGGACGGAAGCATTGTCTGGCAGGCGACGTACAAGGCGTGGGGGGCGGTTGAAAAGTTGGCGGTCAATGACGTCGAGCAGAATCTGCGGTTTCAGGGGCAGTATTTTGACGATGAGACGGGGCTGCACTACAACACGTTTCGGTATTACGATCCGGAGGTGGGGCGGTTTGTTACGCAGGATCCGATTGGACTCCTAGGTGGGTTGAATCTTTACCAATATGCTCCAAACGCTTTAGGCTGGATTGATCCATGGGGGCTCTGCAAGAGTTCTGTTAGTGGTGATAAAGGTCGAAGTAAAGCTATTCATGATTTGAACCAAAACGGATATAAGGTAGTAGCCGAAGAAGTAACAATGAAGGTGAATGGAAGTAGGGTCAGAGCGGATTTTGTTGCTAAAGATGCGCAGGGCAATCTACACGTATTTGAGGTTAAGCATGGTTCTGGAGCACTGACCAAAAACCAGAAAGCTGCGAATGTTTTTGATATGTCATCACCTGCCAATACTACGGAATGGCTCGGAGGTGGGGTAATAAAACCCTCGCAGGGTGTTCCAGGAACGTTCAAGGTCGATACAAAAGGCATGCCTGGAATACCTCTTGGTGGTAAAGGTGCCGTGCATGAAGCTACGTTTAATATACTTAAATATCGGTGA
- a CDS encoding immunity protein Tsi6 family protein: MSKLLHRLKTLFGQKTALPPAPTEQVVDAAPQTEVDNPLSRVERNLSWLPINREPEVFVPLMPPACPDLTLVDALLLQRYRVFVIANDPADGTSETTINRDYASQLASDLYGKATDLGYCRGTESSFEIYWLTQCAAIVSLLSHGPESEQFLTYRKRVGYDRDCALTGEQVRMFDEYVASRSYQTAGTDKDRRLKTPITALDYIDNAITITALRYNGCPEFQIYSSSLIQLQFIKDVLLGVEKDKARLHQLTIGAWASKEFEADDPELAGVLGDAFYIGIQIARGLKIQLPNGLPPESFPRT; the protein is encoded by the coding sequence ATGTCAAAACTACTGCATCGTTTGAAAACCCTATTCGGGCAAAAGACCGCTCTTCCACCCGCCCCCACCGAGCAGGTTGTCGATGCAGCCCCCCAGACCGAAGTGGACAACCCACTTTCCCGAGTGGAAAGGAACCTGTCCTGGCTACCGATCAATCGTGAGCCAGAAGTGTTTGTCCCGCTGATGCCCCCCGCCTGCCCGGACCTGACGCTTGTGGATGCCCTCCTGTTGCAGCGTTATCGGGTTTTCGTCATAGCGAATGACCCGGCCGACGGGACTTCAGAGACCACGATAAACCGCGATTACGCCAGCCAACTGGCGAGTGACTTGTACGGCAAAGCGACAGATCTTGGTTATTGTCGAGGCACTGAATCCTCGTTCGAGATCTATTGGCTCACGCAATGTGCGGCGATTGTTTCGCTGCTGTCCCATGGACCAGAATCAGAACAATTCCTGACATATAGAAAACGCGTTGGTTATGATCGAGACTGTGCCCTGACCGGTGAGCAGGTTCGAATGTTTGATGAGTACGTAGCGTCGCGCAGCTATCAAACCGCTGGAACCGATAAGGACCGCCGTCTGAAAACGCCTATAACGGCCCTCGACTACATCGACAATGCGATAACCATCACCGCCCTGAGATACAACGGCTGTCCAGAGTTCCAGATCTACTCAAGCTCGTTAATCCAATTGCAATTCATCAAAGACGTGTTGCTGGGCGTTGAAAAAGATAAAGCCCGGTTGCACCAATTGACTATCGGCGCTTGGGCCAGCAAAGAGTTTGAAGCCGACGATCCTGAACTTGCTGGCGTACTGGGGGATGCCTTCTACATAGGCATTCAGATTGCACGCGGCCTGAAGATTCAGCTGCCTAACGGGTTGCCCCCGGAAAGTTTTCCTCGCACATGA
- a CDS encoding DUF1795 domain-containing protein: MDYQLQEGSITLPEGFQDRTVNMFVLGNSIPAPLNITLSRDNMLPAEDLKAYIERQVKLIAAKLRGYTLLSKKPAALSGEQPFSGIQVDAYYMNDGRPVYQRQAAFEIEPGRILVFSTTSQADFSATQNQNWLQLLASFKPRQADMVSTDSAEQE, translated from the coding sequence ATGGACTATCAGCTTCAGGAAGGATCCATCACTTTGCCGGAAGGTTTTCAGGACCGCACGGTGAACATGTTTGTGCTCGGCAACAGCATTCCTGCGCCGCTGAACATCACACTGTCGCGCGACAACATGCTGCCGGCAGAGGATCTGAAAGCTTACATCGAGCGCCAGGTAAAACTCATTGCCGCCAAACTGCGCGGCTATACCTTGCTCAGCAAGAAGCCGGCAGCGCTGTCCGGGGAGCAACCGTTCTCCGGCATCCAGGTGGATGCCTACTACATGAACGATGGTCGACCGGTGTACCAACGGCAGGCAGCGTTCGAAATCGAACCCGGTCGCATCCTGGTGTTTTCCACGACCAGCCAGGCTGATTTCAGCGCCACACAAAATCAGAATTGGTTGCAGCTGCTGGCAAGTTTCAAACCGCGTCAGGCCGATATGGTGTCAACCGACAGCGCCGAACAGGAGTAA
- the tssI gene encoding type VI secretion system tip protein TssI/VgrG, whose product MLMDLAAMLSPQNRRLFKFKNLANPEQQLLLESFRGTEGLSRAYNFELLLVCQDSGVELKSMMGQHVVLEIELADASPRYLAGYLTRFASIGSDGGMARYTATLNPWFSMLKNRFDTRIFQGCTVEDVVTQVFALCPAFSRHEFRLSKPLKHYTYITQYRETDFNFVQRLLEEEGMFYYFEHTAEGHTMIICDDSSTLLPLPEQPQIRYHTASVTETADSITQWSGNRQLQSGKIAVQTFDYRQPSNRLPVAMKSLNKQGDVDEFEIYDFPGQYTHGTYDEGETLLRLRVEALELKGKSFHGASNCRAMKPGYTFELLQHYDHDQGPAEDRQFLLMSVESEGHNNYLSGHQASYYNTFACVRKKIVFRPQLTTPRPTISGPQTAIIVGPPGEEIFTDELGRVKVQFHWDRKGEHNDKSSCWVRVAQAGASGGFGSIQIPRVGDEVVVVFLDGNPDRPLVMGSLYNSQNTPPWALPANKTQSGFLTRSMKGDGGTANFFRFEDKAGAEQIIMHAERNLDTEIEVDEIHSVGSNRTITVGGTHTETIKKDTLMNVQEGSLTIQVDNQFIQVNAKQHIILQVGGSSIKLTPEGIEIKGDAIDILGKNTYVHGDRVDINK is encoded by the coding sequence ATGTTGATGGACCTTGCCGCAATGCTTTCCCCGCAAAATCGGCGCCTGTTCAAGTTCAAGAACCTCGCCAACCCCGAGCAGCAATTGTTGCTTGAGTCCTTCAGGGGAACGGAAGGTCTGTCCCGTGCGTACAACTTCGAATTGCTGCTGGTGTGCCAGGACTCCGGCGTCGAGCTGAAGTCGATGATGGGCCAGCACGTGGTTCTGGAAATTGAGCTGGCGGATGCCTCGCCTCGTTACCTGGCAGGCTACCTCACGCGGTTTGCCAGCATCGGCAGCGACGGTGGAATGGCCCGCTATACGGCGACGCTGAACCCGTGGTTCTCGATGCTGAAAAACCGCTTCGACACGCGCATCTTCCAGGGCTGTACGGTGGAAGATGTCGTCACCCAGGTATTTGCGTTGTGCCCGGCGTTTTCCCGGCACGAGTTTCGCCTGAGCAAGCCGCTCAAGCATTACACCTACATCACCCAGTACCGTGAAACGGACTTCAACTTTGTCCAGCGCCTGCTGGAAGAAGAGGGGATGTTCTACTACTTCGAGCACACCGCCGAAGGTCACACCATGATCATCTGCGACGACTCCAGCACGCTGCTGCCGTTGCCTGAACAACCGCAGATCCGCTACCACACGGCATCGGTCACCGAGACCGCCGACTCCATCACCCAATGGAGCGGTAATCGCCAGTTGCAATCTGGGAAAATCGCGGTCCAGACCTTCGATTATCGTCAGCCGTCCAATCGCTTGCCGGTCGCCATGAAAAGCCTGAACAAGCAGGGCGATGTCGACGAATTCGAAATCTACGACTTCCCCGGCCAGTACACTCACGGCACCTACGACGAAGGCGAAACGCTGCTGCGGCTGCGGGTCGAAGCGCTTGAGCTCAAGGGCAAGAGTTTTCATGGCGCCAGTAACTGCCGTGCGATGAAACCCGGCTACACCTTCGAACTGCTGCAGCATTACGATCACGATCAAGGCCCTGCCGAGGATCGTCAGTTCCTGCTGATGAGCGTCGAAAGCGAAGGCCACAACAACTACCTCAGCGGGCATCAGGCGAGTTATTACAACACCTTCGCCTGCGTGCGCAAAAAGATCGTCTTCCGACCTCAACTCACTACTCCGCGCCCGACCATCTCCGGCCCGCAAACCGCGATCATCGTCGGCCCGCCGGGGGAGGAAATCTTCACCGACGAACTCGGTCGGGTGAAGGTGCAGTTTCACTGGGACCGCAAGGGCGAGCACAACGACAAGAGCTCCTGCTGGGTCCGCGTCGCCCAGGCCGGTGCCAGTGGCGGTTTCGGCAGCATCCAGATTCCCCGTGTGGGCGATGAAGTCGTGGTGGTGTTCCTCGACGGCAACCCCGACCGCCCGCTGGTCATGGGCAGCCTCTACAACAGCCAGAACACGCCGCCGTGGGCATTGCCGGCGAACAAGACGCAGAGTGGATTCCTGACGCGCTCGATGAAAGGCGACGGCGGCACGGCGAACTTCTTCCGCTTCGAAGACAAGGCCGGTGCCGAGCAGATCATCATGCACGCCGAGCGCAACCTGGACACCGAGATCGAGGTCGACGAGATCCACAGTGTCGGCAGCAATCGCACGATCACGGTCGGTGGCACGCACACCGAAACCATCAAGAAAGACACGCTTATGAATGTCCAGGAAGGCTCGCTGACGATTCAGGTCGACAACCAGTTCATTCAGGTCAATGCCAAGCAGCACATCATTCTTCAGGTGGGCGGCAGCAGTATCAAGCTGACGCCCGAAGGCATCGAAATAAAGGGCGACGCCATCGATATTCTTGGCAAGAACACCTACGTCCACGGTGACCGTGTCGATATCAACAAGTGA
- a CDS encoding SMI1/KNR4 family protein, translated as MKNMTPSQLEDLIKKHPDIAAFGSPADAVTDDWLVKAEQRICHKLPTSYKWFLLNYAGGEVGSEEIYSIYGMDFDDINGGDIVFQHINGLKHKSTTAKKVVISETDLGEVFFFDYDTYNGEECQIFVRIPSGENLLYANNFYEYLAKRIKAHLP; from the coding sequence TTGAAAAACATGACACCTTCTCAGCTGGAAGACCTGATTAAAAAACATCCGGATATTGCTGCATTTGGATCCCCCGCTGACGCAGTGACTGATGATTGGTTAGTAAAAGCCGAGCAAAGAATCTGCCATAAATTACCTACGTCCTACAAATGGTTCCTTCTGAACTATGCAGGGGGAGAAGTCGGATCGGAGGAAATATATAGTATCTATGGAATGGACTTCGACGACATCAATGGTGGCGATATAGTTTTTCAGCACATTAATGGCCTCAAACATAAATCAACAACCGCAAAAAAGGTAGTTATCAGCGAAACCGACTTGGGCGAGGTTTTTTTCTTCGATTACGATACATATAACGGCGAGGAATGTCAGATCTTCGTTAGAATCCCTTCAGGGGAAAATTTATTGTACGCGAACAATTTTTACGAGTATCTCGCCAAGAGAATTAAAGCGCACTTGCCATAA